From the Haladaptatus sp. DJG-WS-42 genome, the window CCGCTTCGGGTGATGCTCAACTACACCTTCATCGTCCTCGCTCGCATCTCGCCGAGCCTGCGGCTCAAAAATCTGCTCTTGCGGGCGATTGGCGTGACCATCGGGACGGGCGTCTCGTGGGGCCTCGAATCGACGCCGGACGTGTTCTGGCCCGACCTGATTACGGTCGATGACCACGCAATCATTGGCTACAACGCGACGATTCTCTGTCACGAATTTCTCCAACACGAGTACCGAACCGGCGAGGTACACATCGGCAAACGCGCGATGATTGGCGCGGGCGCAATCGTCCTGCCGGGCGTGACCATCGGCGACGGCGCGCAGGTAGCGGCGAACTCGCTCGTGACGCGCGACGTGCCTGCCGGGGTGACGGTTGCGGGTGTCCCGGCAACAGAAATGGACGCAGACGACAGCTAGGTTCGAATCCGAACGATACCCGAGTCGAAGACGTGGGCGTTCGGGATGATGTACTCTTCACCGTCGCTTTCGATGTGCGTGACGAACACGTCTACTTCTTGGACGATGCCCCGACGCTCGCCAATCGCAATCTCGTCGCCGATGCCGTAGGGCTGGTTAAGCAGGAGGTAGATGCCCGCCGCACTCGACGTGAGCAGGTCGCGGAAGGCAAGCCCGCCGAGGAACACGACGCCGAACACGTACACACCGAGCAAAATGAGCAGCGCGCCCGTCGCCACACCAATCTGACCGAGTGCGATGAGGACAGCGATGTAGATGATGCTATAGCGAACGATTTTCGGGATGATGTTCACTTCGGGGAGTTTGATGCTCCGAAGCCGCTCGCTCACGACGAGTTCTGCCTTATCCGAGATGATGAGCCCAAGAATGATGGCGAGCGCGGCGACGAACAGCCGCGGCATGAACGCCGTGAGTTGCCCGAAAAAGAACTCCGTGCTCAGCCCCGCGATGCGAAGCGCGAGCAACGCCGCGAGCAGGGCGATGAACAGCGCGGTGAGCTGCGCGAGTAAGGAAACCGTGGACGTTCCGAGGCCGCGAGCGGTTCGCTCGAACGGTGTCCCTTCGACCGCTTCTGGTACGCCAGACGAGACGAGCACCCGGCGCAAGCCACGGCTCACCACGTACCCAAGCACCAACCCGCCAATCAGGACGAGCAGCGCGACGAAGAAGCGAAACTCGTCGGTGAGCAACTGTTCGAGTTGCGAGATGATCTCCACCATGGCTCAGTACTCCTCAGGGTCGAGTTCTAAGATGAGTTCGCCGCCTTTGAACGCCCGAACCAGCCCGTCGCTCTCGCTCAACACGATGCAGATGGCGTTGGTGTCGCGGGTGGTCGCCGCCGCCGCCATGTGGCGCGCCCCAAGCCCTTTGGGGATGTCAACGCCCTCCGCAGACGGTTCGAGATAGCGGTAGGCAGAGACGATTTTGCCCGCATCGGAGATGACGAACGCACCGTCGAGCCGGGAGAACTCTTTGAGCATGACGTTCACGATAGGGTCGCCGACGTGGACGTGCGATTTCTCGAACGGGTTGTACGAGAGCGGACGGGATTTGTTCATGACCTTTCCCGCGTCGCCAACGACGAACAGCGCGCCCACTGGCTTGCCCTTCTGGCCTTTCTTCCCGAGTTCGATGGCGACTTCGAGGACGTCGCGGATGACCGCCGGTTCCGCCCGCGAGTTCATGAAGAGGTCGTAGATGCCCGTGTGGGTGAATTCGCTCGCCCGAACCCGCGTGAGCGAGTCGATGTCCTCGTCGAACATCTTCGTCGCACAGAGGAGGTCATCGCCGTCGTCGATGAGGTCGTTTTCGATGGCGCCCTCGATGCCGTAGCGAATGCGTGCGGCAACGTCATCGAACTCAAGCGGAAGTTCCACAAAATCGGGCGCTGAGACGGTGTTTTCGGGGGAAATGACCACGACCTCAATGTCATCAACCTCTGCGAACCGCCCGTAGTACGACGCGCTTGGGGAGAACAGCAAGATTGCATCAACATCGGACACAATCGGCCCAAGGAGGTCGTGGATTTCACTCATTAGTTCTATCAACTCGTGAAGCCGACAAAAAGGTTTGTGGCGCCCGGATGCGATTTCGCGACACAACCTGCATTACAGTTAGCACTCCGTGCCGTGAAACGAACACACAGCCCACTCGCACAGTCGACCGCCACGGCCACGTCGTGTCAGCACCTCACCCAAATCCCGCGATTTTGCGTGTGACCGAACACTTAACCCTGCGACCGCCTATTACCGGGCAATGCGAACAACCCACACAGCAACGCCCTGGTGGGGACTGCGAGTCGCGCTCGTAGCCCTCATCCCAATCGCAGCCCTCGTCTGGTATTTCGCCGGGCTGCAAACCCTGTTCTGGTGGGTTCTCGTCCCCTTTTTCCTCGGCGTCGCGGGCATCCGCATCGGTACTGCACTCCAACGAAGCCGCGCCCCGGCCCGCGCGGTCGATGGAACCGGCAAAGAACACCTCCGATTTTCAAAAACGAATCAGGCAGAGCCAATCGCGGAGGTCGAGACGGAGCGAATTACGGACGGCGGGAGACGGAAAGAGTGAATTTGGTATCTCACACTGTACCAATTGACTATCAAAAAGAAATTAACTATTGTTCAAATTGTCCCACAGGTTCTTGAAGTTCTTCTTTTAAGATGTCCACTGCATTATAGTACACCTCATAATAATTGGATAAGTCAACTTCTTCATCAATATGCTTTGAGTCCTGTTCTGCTTGGTGCAGAAATTTTTCAATTTCACTATCGTCAGTAAGATGTTTTCCACCAACCCGTGCTAAAGCATGATTCATCCCCATTAATGCCAGCATCAATTCTTTTTTCTGCTGAGGGTCTGTCAGATATAATTGTGATTTGATAATTAACCCGCGAATTTCGCGAGTTAATTCATTTACCTTAGAAGCTTGCTCTTGTGTGATACCAGAAGTTTGGATTTCCCTATACAGATCTCTGTGAGGGACATAAGCCATTAAGATAGAATGTGCTTCTGCCATCCGATCGTGTAAAGAATATAGTATTTCAACCTTATGTTCTGTGTATAACTCTGCACGGCGGCGACGATCTTCGCTATCTTGTTGGAGTTTGGTTTGATAAAGCCCAAACGCTCCGCCGACAAGCGAGCCTAGTAGCGTTCCTCCGACAGCAAAAGCGACGCTTGAAACCATATTCAATTGATCTTCATCGTAAGTGAAGAGAGTTGCCTATCGCCAACTATCTGTCAATTCCCCCTACCTACTCAGTTTACGAGCAACTTTTCCCCAACAGAGCGAGGGTTGCGAGAAGTACCTGGAACCCAATTTGAACCGGAGCGAGACGTTCCTGCTCGGGCCTGCGGCCCAGCGCGGGCTGCGACTTGCAGGACTCAAATCGTTCCGTTCGAGTTTCGTCGCTCGCCAGTTTGCTCGCGACAGAAAATGCGTGGGACCGGATTTGAACCGGCGGACCTCTACAGGACAGCGTCCTAAGCGCTGCGCCGTTTCCTGGCTTGGCTACCCACGCGCGTCTCGTGATTTCCCGCATTCAACAAAATACCTGTCGCTCTCCGGTGGCGAGGGCTTATCACCGATGGCGGCCAAGCCTGCTGCGTGTATCGAGCCCGCGACCAAGTCGAAAACGAGGCGTGGCTGGCCAAACTCGAACAGGCCGCAGACCGGCTCTCGCTCGGGACGGAGGCGCGCTCGCGTGCCAAAGACCTTTTTCTCTCGACGGTTCCGGAAAAAGACCGCTCGAAGCCTGCGGTCATCGCGGCGAGTCTCTATGCAGGTGCGCTCATCGCGGGCGACGAACGCTCACAGGGCGACGTGGCAGACGCCGTCGGGGTCGCACGGCTCACGATTCAACAGCGGTGGAAGTCGTTGTTAGAAGAAGCGGGACTCAGGCCGCCGGGCTGGTAGCTTACTGTTCGCGCTCTGCGGGTCGGCCGTCGCGTTCTGGGGTCAGGTTGCCGTGCTGGTCGATTTCGCCGCGAACGATGCGTGTACTCGAAATCACGTCCTCGTCTGTCGCGTAGACGCGGTCGACGACTTCGATTCTGAGTGGGTCGAGGCCGCGTTCTTCGCGGATTTCGTTGACGAGTTCGCCCCCGCGCTGGGTTTCGGTGGAGACGATGAGCACGTCGAACTGGGGTTCGGTGGCGATGCCGGTTGGCTCTTCGAGCGTGCGGATTTCCCACTCGCGGTCGTACTCTGTGGCGAAGCGTCGCAACTCGGCTTCGAGGTCGGCTTTGCGCTCCTCGTAGGGCCGTACGTACCGGTCTTCCTTGCGCGTTTGTGGTGCAAGCGCGTCGCTCGTGAGGCCAACAGTCACGTCACCCAGTTCGAAGGCTCGTTTGAGCAGCTTCCGGTGCCCATCGTGAACCGGATCGAACGTCCCGCCCAGCGCGACTTTCATAGTGCACTCATCGGCCGCCGCTGGCTTAGTGGCTTCGACTCAATGTATGTCACTCGTCGTCTGCTTCCTCGACGGTGATGGTGACGGGCTCTGTTGCCGTGGTCAAGTCGCGCTTCCCGAGGTAGCAATCGAGGTTGAACACCGTGTTGAGTTCGTCCTGCACCTGCTCTGCGAGCGTGGTGACGAGGTCGCTCGGGGGCATGGCCGTGTACTCGTAGGGGTTGTTTCCGGCCCCGGAGTTCTTGCGCTTTCTGCGGTCTAAAATGCCTTCGGCGTGGAGTTCTGCGAGTGCTTCGCGAACCGTGCTCGGATAGAGGCCAGTTCCCTCTGCAATCTCGTCGCTCGTGCCCCACGGGCGTTGGCGAAGATGTACGTAAATGCGCGCCCGGGTTTCCGTATCGAGCACCCACGAGAGGAGCTCGACGATGCGCTCATCGAACTGGTCTACGGCGCGGTCAGCTTCGTCTTCGAGCCGTGCCCGGTGTTGTTCGAGTTTCTCTCGTGGCCGCCTCCGACCACCGGCCGACGCAGAATCCTGGTCGGCCTCACCCTCCTTTGAACTATCTGGTGAGTTATCAGCAGCCATACGTCCTCTTACGCGGGACAAAAGCGATTGCCGGGTAAAAACCTTGGCTACAGCCGAAGCGCGTTACACAGGGCGTCCATCCCCTCTTCTGCGAGCACTCTGCGCTGGAAGTCTGCGCCGCTTTCGCCGTCGTACAGCTCTTTGATGCCTGCGATGTCGAGGCGGTCGCACTCTCTATCTACAATCTCGCCGAGCGTGCTCGTCCCCTGCCGGTCTTTGTCGATGAAGGAGGCGTCGTGGCCGTAGCGAAGCGCCCGCCACTTGTTCTCATCGAGGAGTTCGCGACGGTGTCTGAACCCGGCTTCGCCGTCGTCGTAGCGTTCGCCCAAGTCTTCGACCAGCGCCGCCGTGTACTCGACGAAGGCGA encodes:
- a CDS encoding acyltransferase encodes the protein MTDDAPTSRHDRITRHPTPGTQNSLRHWTSARNPLRVMLNYTFIVLARISPSLRLKNLLLRAIGVTIGTGVSWGLESTPDVFWPDLITVDDHAIIGYNATILCHEFLQHEYRTGEVHIGKRAMIGAGAIVLPGVTIGDGAQVAANSLVTRDVPAGVTVAGVPATEMDADDS
- a CDS encoding mechanosensitive ion channel domain-containing protein; translation: MVEIISQLEQLLTDEFRFFVALLVLIGGLVLGYVVSRGLRRVLVSSGVPEAVEGTPFERTARGLGTSTVSLLAQLTALFIALLAALLALRIAGLSTEFFFGQLTAFMPRLFVAALAIILGLIISDKAELVVSERLRSIKLPEVNIIPKIVRYSIIYIAVLIALGQIGVATGALLILLGVYVFGVVFLGGLAFRDLLTSSAAGIYLLLNQPYGIGDEIAIGERRGIVQEVDVFVTHIESDGEEYIIPNAHVFDSGIVRIRT
- the dacZ gene encoding diadenylate cyclase DacZ, which produces MSEIHDLLGPIVSDVDAILLFSPSASYYGRFAEVDDIEVVVISPENTVSAPDFVELPLEFDDVAARIRYGIEGAIENDLIDDGDDLLCATKMFDEDIDSLTRVRASEFTHTGIYDLFMNSRAEPAVIRDVLEVAIELGKKGQKGKPVGALFVVGDAGKVMNKSRPLSYNPFEKSHVHVGDPIVNVMLKEFSRLDGAFVISDAGKIVSAYRYLEPSAEGVDIPKGLGARHMAAAATTRDTNAICIVLSESDGLVRAFKGGELILELDPEEY
- a CDS encoding transcription initiation factor IIB family protein encodes the protein MYRARDQVENEAWLAKLEQAADRLSLGTEARSRAKDLFLSTVPEKDRSKPAVIAASLYAGALIAGDERSQGDVADAVGVARLTIQQRWKSLLEEAGLRPPGW
- a CDS encoding phosphopantetheine adenylyltransferase, giving the protein MKVALGGTFDPVHDGHRKLLKRAFELGDVTVGLTSDALAPQTRKEDRYVRPYEERKADLEAELRRFATEYDREWEIRTLEEPTGIATEPQFDVLIVSTETQRGGELVNEIREERGLDPLRIEVVDRVYATDEDVISSTRIVRGEIDQHGNLTPERDGRPAEREQ
- a CDS encoding winged helix-turn-helix domain-containing protein; translation: MAADNSPDSSKEGEADQDSASAGGRRRPREKLEQHRARLEDEADRAVDQFDERIVELLSWVLDTETRARIYVHLRQRPWGTSDEIAEGTGLYPSTVREALAELHAEGILDRRKRKNSGAGNNPYEYTAMPPSDLVTTLAEQVQDELNTVFNLDCYLGKRDLTTATEPVTITVEEADDE